A stretch of Treponema vincentii F0403 DNA encodes these proteins:
- a CDS encoding rhodanese-like domain-containing protein has product MFNWKRSLKKVSVLIFTLACIALTESACTTREGKSDTQGSAVIMNMKGAELDNIMNDRAEKEQYLVIDVREKNEYDAGHVRYAINISLNDIEGRLDDIADLKDKNIIVICRSGRRSRAAAEILQKNGFTKVFNADGVAAYSYKSLTKVANVRGKQMQALVNTGNYSVVDAREPADYAVSHLKGALSGNADTVAEILPRLPKDKPVLTYCYSGNRSFAVAEKLAAAGYTVINSLDGINEYPDFELIK; this is encoded by the coding sequence CTTATATTTACACTGGCGTGTATTGCGTTGACGGAAAGCGCCTGTACCACACGGGAAGGTAAAAGCGATACACAAGGTTCGGCTGTTATCATGAATATGAAAGGAGCCGAGCTTGACAACATTATGAACGATAGGGCGGAAAAAGAGCAGTATCTCGTTATCGATGTACGCGAAAAAAATGAGTATGATGCAGGGCATGTCCGCTATGCAATCAATATCAGCCTCAACGATATTGAAGGCCGATTGGATGATATCGCCGACCTCAAGGATAAAAACATCATTGTTATTTGCAGAAGCGGAAGACGAAGCAGGGCTGCAGCCGAAATATTACAAAAAAACGGATTTACAAAAGTGTTCAATGCGGACGGTGTCGCCGCGTATTCCTACAAGTCGCTCACAAAAGTTGCAAACGTACGCGGAAAGCAAATGCAGGCGCTGGTGAATACCGGGAACTATTCCGTCGTCGATGCCCGGGAGCCGGCGGATTATGCCGTATCGCATTTAAAAGGCGCGCTATCGGGAAATGCGGATACCGTTGCCGAAATACTGCCCCGGCTGCCTAAGGATAAACCGGTGCTGACCTACTGCTATTCCGGAAACCGCTCTTTTGCTGTTGCGGAAAAATTGGCAGCCGCAGGGTACACGGTGATAAACAGTTTAGACGGCATCAACGAATACCCTGACTTTGAATTGATAAAATAA
- a CDS encoding SH3 domain-containing protein, translating into MGKNATRIGTGDKRLLAFRRLIKPAILFLFCRAAAIFLFCCEETALYGQQSDNFIELKIDSTEFSIDRELEIEIIINSDAPYLQAYSDTPRFYLAVEGDAAAVPVQLVQSSAIPERDSLHLRYRYRFNGTGTFRFVPTLQWRKQTLELAPLDITVHSRPLSESTPFLWKLYAADGRPIPEDAAIEQGREYILCLAAAFYSAGYAERYLQVLQTASVQLEAARSEISHSKALRSQENQSGADSQAIGDELPLPTEILHIDCSPSESAALKPLALGELPFDAAVLLDAAGNPDAVDGSDTAVSPNAVFSHANSEHYLLAIFSIIPLRIGAQSLPQAQIFFASGGTAFSVPASYRANRQAAAQATGKGGADGFTAAAFQALPNETQYSGSSMTGQEKNAAAVQIAEYRKQEAASLFAPTISRERKKLETALEIAQPLPLYPRLLGVLTAVISILLLIGTAVCGLRNKKLLMLILLTGALCSGGFTVVMFRRILQPQGVYTGVSGDPAVRRIPENSGGTVYRLSAGESFIIVRQTPQWYYIKTAGGAAGWISPQSVIRYN; encoded by the coding sequence ATGGGAAAAAATGCAACACGAATCGGAACCGGCGATAAACGACTATTAGCATTCAGGCGGCTAATAAAGCCGGCAATACTCTTTCTTTTTTGCCGGGCGGCTGCAATCTTTTTGTTTTGCTGTGAAGAGACAGCGCTCTACGGGCAACAAAGCGATAATTTTATTGAGCTTAAAATAGACAGTACCGAATTTTCAATCGATCGTGAGCTGGAAATAGAAATCATCATCAACAGTGATGCTCCCTATCTACAAGCTTATAGCGATACGCCGCGGTTTTACCTTGCCGTTGAAGGCGATGCTGCGGCCGTGCCGGTACAGCTTGTGCAAAGCAGTGCAATCCCCGAACGGGACAGCCTGCACCTTCGGTACCGCTATCGGTTTAACGGAACAGGCACATTTAGATTCGTTCCTACGCTGCAGTGGAGAAAGCAAACGCTTGAGCTTGCACCGCTGGATATAACCGTACACAGCCGGCCGCTTTCGGAAAGCACGCCGTTTTTGTGGAAGCTGTATGCTGCGGACGGGCGTCCGATTCCGGAAGATGCCGCTATCGAACAAGGCAGGGAATATATTCTGTGTCTAGCTGCGGCTTTTTATTCTGCCGGATATGCCGAACGTTATCTGCAAGTTTTACAAACCGCCTCTGTGCAACTCGAAGCCGCCCGCTCCGAAATTTCCCATTCCAAAGCCCTCCGCTCCCAAGAGAACCAAAGCGGCGCGGATAGTCAGGCTATAGGTGATGAACTGCCGCTGCCGACCGAGATACTCCACATCGATTGTTCTCCTTCCGAAAGCGCCGCATTAAAACCGCTCGCACTCGGCGAACTACCGTTTGATGCGGCTGTTTTACTCGATGCGGCGGGAAATCCTGACGCGGTGGATGGTTCCGATACGGCCGTTTCACCCAATGCCGTTTTTTCCCATGCCAACAGCGAACACTATCTGCTTGCGATATTCAGTATAATACCGCTGCGCATAGGTGCCCAGAGTCTACCCCAAGCGCAGATATTTTTTGCATCGGGCGGAACGGCATTCAGCGTACCTGCATCATACCGCGCCAATCGGCAGGCTGCAGCTCAAGCCACCGGCAAAGGCGGCGCGGACGGCTTTACCGCCGCTGCGTTTCAGGCGCTCCCGAATGAAACGCAGTACAGCGGCAGCAGTATGACCGGCCAAGAAAAAAACGCTGCGGCGGTCCAAATTGCCGAATACCGCAAACAGGAAGCGGCATCGCTTTTTGCTCCTACAATCAGCCGTGAACGGAAAAAGCTGGAAACCGCTTTAGAAATTGCACAGCCGCTGCCACTGTATCCGCGCCTTCTCGGCGTTTTAACGGCGGTAATTTCAATCCTGCTGCTGATAGGCACGGCGGTATGCGGATTACGCAATAAAAAATTGTTGATGCTCATCCTACTCACCGGTGCGCTGTGCAGCGGCGGCTTCACCGTTGTAATGTTCCGGCGCATACTGCAGCCGCAGGGAGTATACACCGGCGTCAGCGGAGACCCTGCGGTGCGGCGTATACCGGAAAACAGCGGCGGTACCGTATACCGGCTTTCGGCAGGGGAAAGCTTCATTATCGTACGCCAAACGCCTCAATGGTACTACATCAAAACTGCCGGCGGCGCTGCAGGCTGGATATCCCCGCAATCGGTTATACGGTACAATTAA
- a CDS encoding J domain-containing protein, whose amino-acid sequence MPAVRGQILANRAENGRQDSEEGRKAYSYSQHVIEDYYKVLNIPPSASTSEIKRAFRKKAKELHPDIPHNVRNTEGKKANEQALMRLIRAYEALLDVKRRAEFDFFYNKTAQKGEGFDYRTWLKERTDPESRATLIFFDLFHNAEDEAVQEFLRLRSVQPTFSLRRYFSRGDFMDCGFVLAEELYFRDHYYEAFLLLEQIIREEQKQSYFRHFFPEVLILARKLIREKLIYTLPDDLMLDCCEAALDFGLSKTDNAEILKKMAEIYYRMGDFSTGDGCAAASLRMNPRIRGITKLKKNYQQQLWR is encoded by the coding sequence ATGCCCGCCGTGCGGGGGCAAATATTGGCTAACAGGGCGGAAAACGGCAGGCAGGATAGCGAAGAAGGGCGTAAGGCGTATTCATATAGTCAACATGTAATCGAAGATTATTACAAAGTTTTAAATATTCCCCCCTCTGCATCTACCTCCGAAATTAAACGGGCATTTCGGAAAAAAGCTAAGGAACTGCATCCCGATATTCCGCATAATGTCCGGAATACTGAAGGTAAAAAAGCAAACGAACAGGCGCTGATGCGGCTTATCCGCGCGTATGAAGCCTTGCTTGATGTAAAGCGCCGGGCGGAATTCGATTTTTTCTATAATAAGACCGCTCAAAAAGGCGAAGGTTTTGATTACCGTACGTGGTTAAAGGAGCGGACGGATCCTGAAAGCAGGGCAACGCTGATCTTTTTTGACCTTTTTCATAATGCGGAAGATGAGGCTGTGCAGGAGTTTTTACGGCTCCGGTCGGTACAGCCTACGTTTTCGCTGCGCCGCTACTTTAGTAGAGGCGACTTTATGGATTGCGGTTTTGTTCTTGCAGAAGAACTCTATTTCCGCGATCACTATTATGAAGCCTTTTTGCTGCTTGAACAAATTATCCGCGAAGAACAGAAGCAGTCTTATTTCCGCCATTTTTTCCCCGAAGTGCTTATCTTAGCCCGTAAGCTTATCCGTGAAAAGCTCATTTACACTCTTCCGGATGATTTAATGCTTGACTGCTGCGAAGCCGCGTTGGATTTTGGGCTGAGCAAAACGGATAATGCGGAAATATTAAAAAAAATGGCGGAAATTTATTACCGGATGGGCGATTTTAGTACCGGCGACGGGTGCGCAGCGGCTTCGTTACGGATGAATCCCCGCATTCGAGGTATTACGAAATTAAAGAAAAACTATCAGCAGCAGCTTTGGCGTTAA
- a CDS encoding vWA domain-containing protein has translation MVEFEKPLFLLLLLCIPPACAVTLYRIKKLQRSYAAAEGIQRMIRTLRIRTALWSAGWLFLCLAAAVPLWGTKQTTVIKHGNAVIFAVDISRSMTVADVAPNRLEFAKQYVAFLIERLPETACGLVTIKGQGTLAVPLSFNHQSVLTAAETLSPFNATSAGSNLEHGLRIALESFPENRLTGKTVVLCTDGDETAGSVSRILPRFRQDNVQLIIIGFGTETGGTLSILNEKHESVLQKSRLEEAALKRYVEQTLNGSFYVSAIELGSAQKVLQSLTGGDAESEKIRYVQKPVRRTFECTAVALLFFCAGLWAGGFRAKKK, from the coding sequence ATGGTTGAATTTGAAAAACCGCTTTTTCTTTTACTGCTCCTCTGCATTCCACCCGCCTGTGCCGTTACGTTATATCGTATAAAAAAATTACAAAGAAGCTATGCAGCGGCGGAAGGAATACAGCGGATGATACGGACATTGCGGATCCGGACGGCACTTTGGAGCGCCGGTTGGCTATTCCTCTGTCTTGCTGCGGCCGTACCGCTCTGGGGTACCAAGCAGACCACCGTAATAAAGCACGGAAATGCCGTAATCTTTGCCGTCGATATTTCACGCAGCATGACCGTTGCCGACGTTGCGCCGAACCGCCTTGAATTTGCAAAGCAATATGTTGCCTTTTTAATAGAACGTTTACCGGAAACCGCATGCGGATTGGTTACGATAAAAGGGCAGGGAACACTTGCCGTGCCGTTGAGCTTTAACCATCAAAGCGTGCTTACCGCAGCGGAAACGCTGTCTCCTTTTAATGCTACGTCGGCAGGCAGCAATCTTGAGCACGGTTTGCGGATTGCGTTGGAGTCCTTTCCCGAAAACCGCTTAACCGGAAAAACAGTTGTCCTCTGCACCGACGGCGATGAGACGGCAGGTTCGGTTTCTCGTATCCTTCCGCGATTTAGGCAAGACAATGTTCAATTGATTATCATCGGATTCGGAACGGAAACGGGCGGTACGCTTTCCATCCTCAATGAGAAACACGAATCGGTATTGCAAAAAAGCCGTTTGGAGGAAGCGGCTCTCAAGCGCTATGTGGAACAGACTTTAAACGGAAGTTTTTATGTTTCCGCCATAGAGCTCGGTTCGGCACAAAAGGTATTACAATCATTGACGGGAGGAGATGCCGAAAGTGAAAAAATCCGGTATGTGCAAAAACCGGTACGGCGGACGTTTGAATGCACAGCCGTAGCGCTTCTCTTTTTTTGCGCAGGCCTTTGGGCGGGAGGTTTTCGTGCTAAAAAAAAGTAG
- a CDS encoding VWA domain-containing protein: MLNFQRPLFFLLLFLLPAFVLLRRAGKLQAVSIVLPLGNWNGFMPEKNLQVYFIHRLSQYVLAAAFVFAVAALAEPVRQTSEAMYSSSGQALMFVIDTSPSMAAQDMGTETRLEAAKRIIKSFAEKYEGDSLGLTALGSSAAVLIPPTIDRHTFLTRLDQLQVGELGDGTAIGMGLASAVLHLTQYSTLPSHIILFTDGDNNTGEVHPRAAADIIKHKKIGFYIIGLGKSGYAPVKYIEPIQKKEISGTLNTVFNETELQKIARYGNGRYFSAKSPELLTDIFNRFIQKIPATPPAMTMRKQVYLDNLFLLIAMGCAAGAWLLRRFGMQAVS, from the coding sequence GTGCTGAATTTTCAACGACCGCTTTTTTTTCTCCTCCTGTTTTTGCTGCCGGCTTTTGTGCTGCTCCGGCGGGCGGGGAAACTACAAGCGGTATCGATAGTGCTGCCGCTCGGAAACTGGAACGGCTTTATGCCGGAAAAAAATCTGCAGGTTTATTTCATACACCGCCTCTCCCAGTACGTCCTTGCTGCGGCATTCGTATTCGCCGTCGCAGCGCTTGCGGAACCGGTACGGCAAACCTCGGAAGCGATGTATTCAAGTTCGGGGCAGGCGCTGATGTTTGTAATCGACACGAGCCCCTCGATGGCCGCACAGGATATGGGAACCGAAACACGGCTTGAGGCGGCGAAACGTATTATCAAGTCTTTTGCGGAAAAGTATGAAGGCGATTCGCTGGGGCTTACCGCGTTGGGCAGTTCCGCCGCCGTGCTTATTCCGCCGACAATCGACAGGCACACTTTTCTGACCCGTTTGGATCAGCTGCAAGTCGGAGAATTAGGCGACGGAACCGCAATCGGCATGGGGCTTGCTTCCGCAGTTCTGCATCTTACGCAATATTCTACATTACCCTCTCATATCATCCTTTTTACCGATGGGGATAACAACACCGGCGAGGTACATCCCCGCGCCGCGGCCGATATCATCAAGCATAAGAAAATCGGTTTTTACATTATCGGGTTGGGAAAATCGGGATATGCACCGGTCAAGTATATCGAGCCTATACAAAAAAAAGAAATTTCCGGCACATTGAACACCGTGTTTAACGAAACCGAGCTGCAAAAAATCGCCAGATACGGCAACGGCCGCTATTTTTCGGCAAAGTCCCCCGAATTGCTGACGGACATTTTTAACCGGTTTATTCAAAAAATACCGGCGACCCCGCCCGCGATGACGATGCGCAAACAGGTTTATTTGGACAACTTGTTTTTACTGATTGCAATGGGTTGTGCGGCGGGCGCATGGCTGCTCCGCAGGTTTGGAATGCAGGCGGTGTCATAA
- the map gene encoding type I methionyl aminopeptidase: MIRIKTKEQIDGIRLSCKALARLFKELTPRVQPGVSTKELDDFCVSYIKRIGGVPAWYAEDFPGAACISINEEVIHGIPSKKKIVQDGDLVSLDIGIDLNGYISDSCVTVPVGNVSPERAQLLKVTTDCLYAGIAACQAGKRVNAISRAVYDLARQYNYGVVYEYCGHGVGLKVHEDPNIPNVPERGAPNPRLVPGMVIAIEPMINLGTADVKTRADGWTVVSADKSCSCHMEHTVAIFEDHTEILTQLNPGEV; the protein is encoded by the coding sequence ATGATACGGATTAAGACAAAGGAACAGATAGACGGTATCCGCCTATCCTGTAAAGCGTTGGCTCGACTTTTTAAAGAATTAACACCGCGAGTGCAGCCCGGTGTAAGTACGAAGGAACTGGACGATTTCTGCGTTTCGTACATTAAGAGGATCGGGGGCGTTCCCGCATGGTATGCGGAAGATTTTCCGGGGGCAGCTTGTATCTCCATCAACGAAGAAGTTATTCACGGTATTCCCAGCAAAAAGAAAATCGTACAGGACGGGGATCTCGTCTCGCTGGATATCGGCATTGACCTCAACGGATACATCAGCGATTCATGCGTAACGGTACCGGTTGGTAACGTAAGCCCCGAACGCGCGCAGCTGTTAAAGGTTACTACCGACTGCCTCTATGCAGGTATTGCTGCCTGTCAGGCAGGTAAGCGTGTAAACGCAATATCGCGCGCGGTATACGATTTGGCGCGGCAGTATAACTACGGCGTCGTGTATGAATACTGCGGCCACGGGGTCGGGCTTAAAGTCCACGAAGATCCGAATATTCCGAATGTACCGGAGCGGGGCGCGCCGAATCCGAGGCTGGTACCCGGCATGGTTATTGCGATAGAACCGATGATCAACCTCGGTACGGCGGATGTTAAAACCCGTGCCGACGGATGGACGGTCGTCAGCGCCGACAAGTCCTGTTCCTGCCACATGGAGCACACCGTTGCCATTTTTGAAGACCACACCGAAATTTTAACGCAGCTTAATCCCGGCGAGGTTTAA